In Parageobacillus sp. KH3-4, the genomic window ATAGCGCCAGTTGAAGGAGAAAGCCGCCGACAGCGCCAAGCTGGTGGATAAGCGAAATCGGCGCTAGATGCGGCGTGTTCATCCAAAAATCAAAATGGGTCGTTGCGATAACCGAGCCGGCGATAAACCCGATTAAGGTAACGATGCCGTTCGTATCGCCGCCGCCGATATGGTAAAGCGTGCCGGACGCGCAGCCATCGCCAAGCTGCATCCCGATCCCGAAAATAAACGCGCCGACGATGACAGAAATGCCGACATCATAAACATTGCCCGCAACCGCGTGACCGAATATCGACCCTTTCAACAGCAGCGGCATGAAGAAAACGCTCGCCACTAGCATCATGATCATTTGCGCGCGAATCCCTTCCCCTTGGCGGTACAAAATAAATTTTCGCCAAGCGGACGTAAAACCGAAATGCGCTTGATACAACACAAAACCTCCGAACGCTCCTAGCACGTACAACAGCGCTTGCTGCCAAGAAACGCGGTTATATAAAAACAAAGCGCCCCCGATCAATACGACTAACGCTACAGTGATAATAAACGAAGTCGGATTTTTCGGGGAGTTCGTTTCTTGTTTGATTTGTATATCCGTTTGTTTTTTTACAGCAATATCCAATTTATCTTCCCCCTTTTTTATTTTGATGCATTTAATAATATAACAAATTCAATTGATTTTCTAGGTTTTTGCTTATGATTTACAAGTTTTGAAATTTCATAATACTTAAGCGATGTAACCATAAAAAGAGAATACAAGAAGTTCAAGTACTAATTATGTTATGAATCCAGCAAACTGAAACCGACGAAAAATAAAAATGCTTTGCCCTGT contains:
- a CDS encoding YeeE/YedE family protein, translated to MDIAVKKQTDIQIKQETNSPKNPTSFIITVALVVLIGGALFLYNRVSWQQALLYVLGAFGGFVLYQAHFGFTSAWRKFILYRQGEGIRAQMIMMLVASVFFMPLLLKGSIFGHAVAGNVYDVGISVIVGAFIFGIGMQLGDGCASGTLYHIGGGDTNGIVTLIGFIAGSVIATTHFDFWMNTPHLAPISLIHQLGAVGGFLLQLALLALVYYVVTVIEKRRHGKLISTKIENKNGWKAIYKGPWSLLVGAILLAIMNVLVLIVSGKPWGITSAFALWGAKFVQLFGVDPTQWAYWQDPAKLNALKSPLYQDTTTVMDISLMFGALLAAAFAGRYAKPIQWRRPSRMTIGALIGGLLMGYGARLAFGCNIGAYFSGIVSFSVHGWVWFVFAFLGSLIGVKLRPYCAYKN